In Paenibacillus larvae subsp. larvae, the following proteins share a genomic window:
- a CDS encoding IS3 family transposase gives MLRILQMERSTYYTHVNRRQQEPNTVHRRGRPAPGYSCTQDRKPVSDEQICEWIMELLADEYTSAYGYRKLTKVLRRQHRLVINKKKVYRLCKQMNVLRPLAPDKM, from the coding sequence GTGCTGCGCATCCTGCAAATGGAACGCTCTACGTACTATACACATGTGAATCGAAGGCAGCAAGAACCGAATACAGTCCATAGGAGAGGTCGCCCTGCGCCTGGTTATTCATGTACACAAGATAGAAAGCCGGTTAGCGATGAACAGATTTGTGAATGGATCATGGAACTGCTGGCCGACGAGTACACATCGGCTTATGGATACCGTAAGCTGACGAAAGTCTTGAGGCGCCAGCATAGACTCGTGATCAACAAGAAAAAAGTATATCGCTTATGCAAGCAAATGAATGTATTGCGTCCGTTAGCGCCAGATAAAATGTAG
- a CDS encoding IS3 family transposase: MVERNHAEINVKRQADLLSVNRTSIYRHRKEHCESEENVQIMHRIDEIYMEHPYFGYRRMTRFLRDQGFEINYKRVRRLMQFMGLEAIYPKPNLSKRLHAKYTRPYLLRGLTIDRPNQVWGIDITYLRMGKGFMYLFNIFDWYSRKVIDYELSSTLEKSFVLKCLKRAFSRCKPEIMNSDQGSHFTNTDYMELLEKEGIKVSMDGKGRARDNSRTERYFRSLKYECIYLNEFEDPRALRKGIARYVQFYNQERPHQSLDGAKPNQFYAHTINKLAS; this comes from the coding sequence ATGGTAGAACGCAATCATGCCGAAATCAACGTTAAGCGTCAAGCGGATCTGCTAAGTGTGAACAGGACAAGCATTTATCGCCATCGCAAGGAACATTGTGAAAGCGAAGAAAACGTGCAGATTATGCATCGAATCGACGAAATATATATGGAGCACCCGTACTTCGGATACCGACGTATGACACGATTCCTTCGAGATCAGGGCTTTGAGATTAATTATAAGCGCGTACGTCGGCTTATGCAGTTCATGGGGCTTGAGGCGATCTATCCGAAGCCGAACCTGAGCAAACGCCTTCACGCCAAGTACACCCGTCCTTACCTGCTGCGCGGTTTAACCATTGACCGACCGAATCAGGTCTGGGGAATCGACATTACGTATCTGAGGATGGGCAAGGGATTTATGTACCTGTTTAATATCTTCGATTGGTACAGCCGTAAAGTGATCGACTATGAACTGTCCAGCACGCTCGAGAAAAGCTTTGTTCTTAAGTGCCTCAAACGCGCATTCAGCCGTTGCAAACCAGAGATTATGAATAGTGATCAAGGCTCTCATTTCACCAATACTGATTATATGGAATTGCTAGAGAAAGAAGGCATCAAGGTGTCAATGGATGGTAAAGGCCGGGCAAGGGACAATAGCCGAACAGAGCGCTACTTTCGATCCCTCAAATATGAATGTATTTATTTAAATGAATTTGAAGACCCTCGCGCACTCCGCAAAGGGATAGCTCGCTATGTCCAATTTTACAATCAGGAACGTCCCCATCAATCTCTTGATGGAGCAAAACCAAACCAATTCTACGCTCACACTATCAATAAACTCGCATCTTAA
- a CDS encoding integrase core domain-containing protein produces the protein MSIIDVFDRVIITYHHGLSCEARDLVQITQEALMKRQLFDKANKPVIRSDNGPQFISHKFAQACERFEIVHERIPPKTPNKNAHIESFHAILEIECYQRHEFESYKQAYEIVSGFIHNYNHNRIHGSIYDMSPYEYMDAVRKKAVEPKTIKV, from the coding sequence ATGAGCATCATAGATGTGTTTGATCGAGTGATTATCACGTATCACCATGGATTGTCCTGCGAGGCCAGGGATCTTGTTCAAATTACACAAGAGGCACTGATGAAGCGCCAGCTCTTTGACAAAGCAAATAAACCAGTAATCCGCTCAGACAATGGACCGCAATTCATCAGCCATAAATTTGCACAGGCCTGTGAGCGCTTCGAAATTGTCCACGAACGTATACCGCCGAAGACTCCTAACAAGAATGCTCATATCGAGTCTTTTCATGCCATTCTAGAGATAGAGTGTTATCAGCGTCACGAATTTGAAAGTTATAAGCAGGCGTATGAAATCGTTAGCGGCTTTATTCATAACTACAACCACAACCGCATCCACGGTAGCATCTACGACATGTCGCCTTACGAATACATGGATGCGGTCAGGAAAAAAGCCGTGGAGCCAAAGACAATAAAGGTGTGA
- a CDS encoding binary toxin-like calcium binding domain-containing protein — MIQTEEKMLKAVGQFFYGENFNEPAFVVARGMNGFKLDNKTLDDMNVRKNIKSVRWLANFKPRKSGAYTFTINPNCFAHILIDGENAKDQEMQLEAGKSYPFMVAYFGNPMAEQEELLQLDVDYTLNQQETKEIEVETFSIPEIISFENLPMGTDSKTEENKQPMLDTDDDGIYDDWEVNGYYIKNHLVLPWPKKGSEEEKELIKQGFKKFVSNPNESHTAGDPYSDLEKASGAFDRTIHKAARDPLVAAYPSITVGMEELVLSNNKNISSTEGKTVSRSTSSSVSDSNTEGIDASVGFSLFEGFSASVTGHYSHSSTHTVDSSNTSGQDWQHQLELNTGQSAYMNANVRYYNTGTAPVYNLVPTTNLVLGRQTVTTVTGQLNQRSLSLAPGQTYPKQHLHGVALNTLDQFSSAPIALNINQLDRLESGEKLKLETTQFQGAFARRSPAGGQVVLEENEWAHYMPQIESVTAGILINMGGNRFMERRIAAKDPLNPNDRTPELTLGEALEKSIGMYLDEENKNFYFINEETGTKHIISPDLVHLVYDTKTDKKIREELNKTIGEYQIVSSIGENKVADLADNKVVIYGNHEGNNQKWRFTFNRDKQAYKITSVSNPKLALTWDSKDSDKIFGYAGDYDSQYWRVERTSDGYFTLRNYKNPKMVLDLPDSNTTNSNQLKAYKDNGGSENQKWHLQNTKKNPDGKTIYDMTIQPGMNIQINVPVLYDDFTEKSGQWDGGDYDKENALYKGQCYKIPKKEVGVYSDFSLERNAVYLIVMAIKGSEAGNFTVEINGVTGTKEIGNFIVDKDYKYEKMVLKTFGDMEQHLELLIKNHTQSPVYIDNFSVIKIGKGMDELRKENIKYAENLKSDEIFYISPISDETTVITNLNNKAYMRKKSTNEKQFFRFDFNNIDNSFTIIDGSATTGGFEYVLKWNGDSEITFDVVATLKLDSWYLKKSTNPDQMGYQFINVWDRSKVLEYVDGEEKDGWPIEIATLDENNPSQYFQFPQKIKDLILWVSRKDENINVTNMNPIVVPKDFKNKDEEREIDLLFYSEGRVDMNQYEIKIGNPDLLRVTTDSEWKKKGHLNFKITNNLTGHADIKIVDAQAKSTFKTFTIQVE, encoded by the coding sequence ATGATACAAACAGAAGAGAAAATGCTAAAAGCTGTAGGTCAATTCTTCTACGGAGAGAATTTTAACGAACCGGCCTTTGTTGTGGCTCGGGGCATGAATGGATTTAAATTAGATAACAAAACTTTAGATGACATGAATGTTAGAAAGAACATAAAATCTGTTCGGTGGTTAGCCAATTTTAAACCAAGGAAAAGCGGTGCCTATACATTCACCATAAATCCTAATTGTTTTGCCCATATTCTCATTGACGGTGAAAATGCTAAGGATCAAGAAATGCAGTTAGAAGCAGGAAAAAGTTATCCATTCATGGTAGCTTACTTTGGAAATCCAATGGCAGAACAAGAAGAACTGCTTCAATTAGACGTAGACTATACCTTGAATCAACAAGAAACAAAAGAGATTGAAGTCGAAACTTTTTCTATTCCTGAAATCATTTCTTTTGAAAATCTTCCAATGGGCACTGATTCTAAAACGGAAGAAAATAAACAGCCTATGTTAGATACCGATGATGATGGTATTTATGATGATTGGGAAGTGAACGGATATTATATAAAAAACCATTTGGTTCTTCCTTGGCCTAAAAAGGGGTCGGAAGAAGAAAAAGAATTAATTAAGCAAGGATTTAAAAAATTTGTTTCAAATCCGAATGAATCTCATACGGCTGGAGACCCCTATTCAGATTTGGAAAAAGCAAGCGGCGCGTTTGACCGTACAATTCACAAAGCAGCCCGGGACCCTCTTGTTGCGGCATATCCCAGTATTACAGTTGGCATGGAAGAACTGGTTCTTTCAAATAATAAAAATATTAGCTCGACAGAGGGAAAGACCGTTAGCCGGTCCACTTCTTCTAGTGTTAGTGACTCTAATACGGAAGGGATCGACGCAAGTGTGGGATTCTCTCTCTTTGAGGGATTTTCAGCATCCGTTACCGGCCATTATTCCCATTCATCAACGCATACCGTTGATTCTTCCAATACTTCAGGGCAAGATTGGCAGCATCAATTAGAATTAAATACCGGACAATCTGCTTATATGAATGCCAATGTACGCTATTATAATACGGGAACAGCCCCTGTATATAACCTGGTTCCGACCACGAATTTAGTGTTAGGAAGACAAACCGTTACTACCGTCACCGGACAACTTAATCAAAGATCGCTTAGTTTAGCTCCCGGGCAGACGTATCCTAAACAACATTTACATGGGGTGGCTTTAAATACATTAGATCAGTTTAGCTCGGCCCCCATTGCTCTTAATATCAATCAATTAGATAGATTGGAATCGGGAGAAAAATTGAAGTTAGAAACTACTCAATTTCAGGGAGCATTTGCGAGAAGATCTCCCGCTGGCGGTCAAGTAGTACTGGAGGAAAATGAGTGGGCTCATTATATGCCGCAAATAGAAAGTGTGACGGCTGGTATCCTGATTAATATGGGGGGTAACCGGTTCATGGAACGGCGTATTGCGGCAAAAGACCCTCTGAATCCCAATGATCGAACTCCGGAATTGACACTGGGAGAAGCCTTGGAAAAATCGATAGGGATGTACTTAGATGAAGAGAACAAAAATTTTTATTTCATAAATGAAGAAACAGGCACCAAACATATTATAAGTCCTGATCTGGTTCATCTTGTATATGATACAAAAACAGATAAAAAGATAAGGGAAGAACTTAATAAAACAATTGGCGAATACCAGATCGTAAGCAGTATAGGTGAAAATAAAGTAGCGGACTTAGCTGATAATAAAGTTGTCATCTATGGTAACCATGAAGGAAATAATCAAAAATGGAGATTTACCTTTAATCGTGATAAACAAGCCTACAAAATAACAAGTGTATCTAATCCTAAACTAGCCCTTACTTGGGATAGCAAGGATTCAGATAAAATATTTGGTTACGCTGGAGATTATGATAGCCAATATTGGCGTGTAGAAAGAACGTCGGACGGTTACTTTACACTCAGGAACTATAAAAATCCAAAGATGGTTCTTGATTTACCGGACAGTAACACTACCAATAGTAACCAATTAAAAGCCTATAAGGATAACGGTGGAAGTGAGAATCAAAAGTGGCATTTACAAAATACCAAAAAAAATCCGGACGGGAAAACCATTTATGATATGACCATCCAGCCCGGAATGAATATACAAATCAATGTTCCCGTATTATATGACGACTTCACGGAAAAATCCGGCCAATGGGACGGAGGGGACTATGATAAAGAGAATGCTTTGTATAAAGGTCAATGTTATAAGATACCCAAAAAAGAAGTAGGGGTATATAGTGACTTTAGTCTTGAGCGCAATGCTGTATATTTAATTGTGATGGCTATTAAAGGAAGTGAAGCAGGGAACTTTACTGTAGAGATTAATGGAGTAACAGGAACTAAAGAAATCGGAAATTTTATAGTGGATAAAGACTATAAATATGAGAAGATGGTACTTAAAACATTTGGTGATATGGAGCAGCATTTGGAACTTCTTATTAAGAATCACACCCAAAGCCCTGTGTACATTGATAATTTTTCTGTTATAAAAATAGGAAAGGGTATGGATGAATTAAGGAAAGAAAATATAAAGTATGCTGAAAATTTAAAATCTGACGAAATATTTTATATTAGTCCAATATCTGATGAAACAACAGTTATTACAAATCTGAATAATAAGGCTTACATGAGGAAGAAGAGTACGAATGAAAAACAATTTTTCAGATTTGACTTTAATAATATAGATAATTCATTTACTATTATTGATGGGAGTGCGACTACGGGTGGGTTTGAGTACGTTTTAAAATGGAACGGAGATTCAGAGATAACTTTTGATGTTGTTGCTACCTTGAAATTGGATTCTTGGTATTTGAAAAAATCTACTAATCCAGACCAAATGGGTTATCAATTTATAAATGTCTGGGATAGAAGCAAAGTATTAGAATATGTCGATGGAGAAGAAAAAGATGGATGGCCAATTGAAATTGCGACACTAGATGAAAACAATCCATCACAATACTTCCAGTTCCCTCAGAAAATAAAAGATTTGATCCTCTGGGTATCTCGAAAAGATGAGAATATAAATGTAACAAATATGAATCCAATTGTAGTACCAAAAGATTTTAAAAATAAAGATGAAGAGCGAGAAATAGATCTCTTGTTTTATTCTGAAGGTAGAGTAGATATGAATCAGTACGAAATCAAGATAGGTAATCCTGATTTATTGAGGGTTACAACAGATTCAGAATGGAAAAAAAAGGGCCATCTTAATTTTAAAATAACGAACAACCTAACCGGACATGCGGACATTAAGATTGTTGATGCTCAAGCAAAATCAACGTTCAAAACGTTCACTATCCAGGTTGAATAA
- a CDS encoding helix-turn-helix domain-containing protein, which produces MLIRLKIDRIIAADPELTMYKLHVLTGIRPNTISDLVNNRAKHWSVENLERIMNALKLEDVSELMEFVKDDKEAIKN; this is translated from the coding sequence ATGTTGATTAGATTAAAGATTGATAGGATAATTGCAGCTGATCCTGAGCTGACCATGTACAAACTACATGTGTTGACAGGCATCAGGCCAAATACAATTAGTGATCTAGTGAACAACCGTGCTAAACACTGGTCGGTAGAGAATTTAGAAAGGATCATGAATGCCTTGAAATTAGAGGATGTATCCGAATTAATGGAATTTGTAAAAGATGACAAAGAGGCCATTAAGAATTAA
- a CDS encoding LCP family protein: MTNLETNKHDPNRSDRQPRKKLKSKRKRWVPILVVLLLLLGGAGAYAAFLYAKFDQTLNKIAAPSGNDAEAIPVATNPITFLLLGIDDRGDGETLNSDTAMAISLNPITKSATVVSIPRDMEITFDGRSRKANYVFAHNYIVDKEKAFPKTKDFWSSKLGIPVDYMVTIDLEGFRKVVDVLGGVDVNVKMDMCYRDSSDEDGTNINLKAGQQHLDGPKALDYIRYRKSNCGTKESNDHDRNLRQQEVMNQLFGKLKSFNIITKVNDILDVAGDNIKTDVPSDTLKQMILSYMNIEREKIRFISLDGDWISPFVVIPNEDWENAKKALKIERMRTEANPNPTLDSKTPTGTDMKSNYRSSGNMR, encoded by the coding sequence ATGACGAATTTAGAAACCAATAAACATGATCCGAATCGTTCGGATAGACAGCCTAGAAAAAAGTTGAAGTCAAAAAGAAAAAGATGGGTGCCCATCCTTGTCGTCTTATTACTTCTTTTAGGCGGAGCAGGAGCTTACGCTGCTTTCCTTTATGCTAAATTTGACCAGACCCTGAATAAAATTGCAGCTCCCTCTGGAAATGATGCTGAAGCTATTCCCGTAGCAACCAATCCAATCACTTTTTTGCTGCTTGGGATCGATGACCGTGGCGATGGGGAAACCCTGAATAGTGACACGGCGATGGCGATTTCATTAAATCCCATTACAAAATCGGCCACTGTAGTCTCCATTCCAAGAGATATGGAAATTACTTTTGATGGACGATCCAGAAAAGCCAATTACGTTTTCGCGCATAACTATATTGTTGACAAAGAAAAAGCTTTTCCGAAGACAAAAGATTTCTGGAGCAGTAAATTAGGAATTCCGGTTGATTATATGGTGACCATTGATCTTGAGGGGTTTCGTAAAGTCGTTGATGTACTAGGCGGAGTGGATGTCAATGTAAAGATGGATATGTGTTACCGGGATTCATCAGATGAAGACGGAACCAACATCAATCTTAAAGCCGGGCAGCAGCATTTGGATGGTCCGAAAGCATTGGATTATATACGTTACCGAAAATCTAACTGTGGCACAAAAGAGTCCAACGACCACGATCGGAATCTGCGCCAGCAGGAAGTCATGAATCAATTATTTGGTAAACTGAAATCTTTTAATATTATAACAAAAGTAAACGATATTCTGGATGTGGCAGGGGATAACATAAAGACGGATGTTCCATCAGATACTTTAAAACAAATGATACTGTCTTACATGAACATTGAACGTGAGAAGATTCGTTTCATAAGCTTAGATGGAGATTGGATCAGTCCTTTTGTGGTAATACCAAACGAGGATTGGGAGAATGCCAAAAAAGCCTTAAAAATTGAACGAATGAGGACAGAGGCAAATCCGAATCCAACTCTGGATTCCAAAACCCCCACAGGAACTGATATGAAATCAAATTATCGTTCGTCGGGAAATATGCGGTAA
- a CDS encoding transposase, with protein MKRKRYELDFKRMVVAKGKEIGNMTAVARQHELDPKMVIRWARELDRKDIGQLDGTSLKQAAYVRTAADYAALAKEHEKLKKLYAEQALEREILRDLVKKTNPHLRIK; from the coding sequence ATGAAGAGGAAACGATATGAATTAGATTTTAAGAGAATGGTCGTTGCTAAAGGTAAAGAGATTGGCAATATGACGGCTGTAGCCCGGCAGCATGAGCTCGATCCAAAGATGGTGATTCGATGGGCCAGAGAGCTAGATCGTAAGGATATTGGACAGTTAGACGGGACAAGCTTGAAACAAGCTGCATATGTTCGAACGGCTGCTGACTATGCGGCTCTTGCAAAAGAGCATGAGAAGCTTAAGAAGCTATATGCTGAACAAGCATTAGAGAGGGAAATCCTCCGCGACCTAGTAAAAAAAACGAACCCACACTTGCGGATAAAATAG
- a CDS encoding IS3 family transposase produces MLRWRKTQEHHICPNLLKRQFDQGEPEKVLLTDITYMHYGTGQWVYLSCVKDGATKQILAHYVSSTLGLSLVKRTLERLLKRLEGNIHPDAIFHFDQGMHYTHPNTRLLVAKAGLKQSMSRKGNCLDNASIETFFGMKDELEYKDCTSLEELRQRVNEYITYYNSERYQWTLKKMTPDEDEFRNHLIAA; encoded by the coding sequence TTGTTAAGATGGCGAAAGACTCAAGAACATCATATATGTCCAAACCTTCTGAAACGCCAGTTTGATCAAGGCGAACCTGAGAAGGTCCTGCTTACTGACATCACCTATATGCATTATGGTACTGGCCAGTGGGTCTACCTGTCCTGTGTGAAAGATGGTGCAACAAAACAAATTTTGGCACACTATGTATCCTCCACTTTGGGACTATCGCTGGTTAAACGAACTCTAGAGAGGTTACTTAAAAGATTGGAGGGTAACATTCATCCAGATGCCATCTTTCATTTCGATCAAGGAATGCACTACACTCATCCTAATACAAGACTGCTCGTTGCCAAAGCTGGCTTAAAGCAATCTATGTCTCGTAAGGGGAATTGCCTGGACAATGCTTCCATAGAAACATTTTTTGGTATGAAAGATGAACTTGAATACAAGGACTGCACGTCTCTTGAAGAATTACGTCAGCGTGTCAACGAATACATAACATACTATAATTCGGAACGTTACCAATGGACATTAAAAAAGATGACTCCTGATGAAGATGAATTCAGGAACCATCTCATTGCTGCTTAA